Below is a window of Tolypothrix bouteillei VB521301 DNA.
GGAATCCCAATTTTCCTTTTCTCGGGGTAAAAAGTTACCTCTCTCTAGGACTAAAATTTTCTTTCCACAAGATGCCAGTGCATTAGCCAAAGTTCCACCACCAGCACCCGTACCAATAATAATTACATCATAACGATTGTCGCTCATTGCTCCTCCATTGTCTCCCAATTCGCAATTAGCCCTCCCTTGTATCTCCTTACGGAGACGCTACTCGTTGCGAAGCTATGCCCGCAGGGCTATATGCCAGTTGCTCGCAGCGGGAAACCCCTCCCTTGTATCTCCTTACGGAGACGCTACGCGTTGCGAAGCTATGCCCTTAGGGCTATACGCCAGTTGCTTACGGCGGGAAACCCGCCTGCTTTCTCTGGTCTCACCATTAGCAATTAGCCATTAGCCATTAGCCATTAGCCATTAGCCATTAGCCATTAGCCATTAGCCATTAGCTAACAGCCAATCACTAACAGCTAATTGCTACCGATGATTCTCGTTACGCATTTGATTTTCTGCACAGGTTTGATTTAACTTTGTTAAACCAATCCATTGATAAATCCGATCGCCAAACTTTGGAAAAAGTTGTATGTTTGAAAACAAAAGCCTTGTCAAAATGCCATCAATTATGACTTCTCCTTGGTTTTGCTGGATCGCTCGAATAACTGCGATCGCAACATCATTTGGCTCTGAGACACGTGCTAAACTAGGTGCTGACAAGCCAAATTTAAGAAACATTCCTGCTTTTGTGTATCCCGGACATACCACTGAAACCCCAACATGAGTATTCGTTAATTCCTGGCGCATGGAGTCCGTCCACATAATTAATCCAGCTTTACTAGCAGAGTAAATACTGTTATAGGGGGCTCCTTTTTTACCAGAACCAGATGCAATATTTACGATATGACCGCTGTTTCGGTTTACCATATCTGGTAAGATTAACCGAGTTAACTCCATTGGTGTTAGTAAGTTAGTTGTCAATATCGAGCGGATATCATTCAAAGCATAATTTTGGAAAGGTCGGTATTTTTCTATTGCGGCATTGTTAATTAAAACATCGACCGGACCTGCTAGTTCATAAATTTGCTTGACTAAATCTGGTAGTCTTTCCAGATTGCTAATGTCAAAGGGTATACTTATCCCTTTACCACCTAAACTTTCAACTTCAGCGCATATTTGCTCCAAACTTTCCTGAGAACGAGAAATAGCTACTACGGTTGCCTTTTCTCTTGCCAAAGCACGGGCTATAAATACTCCAATACCACCGGATGCTCCAGTCAAGACGACTGTTTTACCTGCTATGGATTCCATAACTACCTACTTGTATTGTTTTTAATGTTTAACAAATGCTTGTATTAATTGTTCGTTTTTTTCTGTTCAACAGTAGCACTCTTGTAAAGACGTTTTGAATGAAAGCATCTCTACAAATCTTGCAGCACCAAAGGAAGTTAGAAATTAATTGCCAATTTAACTCAATCTTAATAATATCTTAGGTAATTTTAAGATTTTTTTAGTTTTTATATTTTGTTATTGACGTAACAATAACAGCCCTAAATTATTATTGAGAAACTCAATATCATAAGGAAACATCCTAATTTGGGAAAAATACGCTTGCGATTGAAATCACGCCAACACAAACGAAGTCAGCAAGGCAAGGACTCATTTAAAGCCTGCGTAGACAGGCTTCGTTTGTATAGCCGAGGCAGCGCGTTGCGGTGAATCCAGAGAAAGTAGGCGGGTTTCCCGCGCCCTGGGGATTGGTGAACCCGGAGGGGGGTTCCCCCCGTTGTTCGCGTAGCGTCTCCGTAAGGAGATAGCGCCTGCCGTCCAGAATTCCATTCTGAGGGCAATTGGTGCTCTTTAGGATGCTCCCGTGCAGGCAGACTTCAGATTAAGCTCATGTAAATGTACTTTGTTGGTCTGGCGCAATTTTCAATTATCTGGTCTTTTTCTTATCCTTATAAATGAGAAAAAATTACAATACAAATTATTCATTCAGTTACAAGGAAGGCAATTGTGCCTTGTTATGGAATATAGAATGTTAATCAGTTTGGTGTTTGATAAAAAATACTTGATTGTTTTAGCCAAGAAAATATACAATACAGTACATAAATGATGAGCAACAAATCTCTTCGTATTGCAATTTTTACAAGCTTGTATGCACCTTTTTTAACAGGAGTATCCATAGGCGTACATCAAAGAGTTCGTTGGTTGTTACAGCAAGGGCATCAAGTTTTTCTCATTCACCCTCAAATTAATAACCAGTACCCTGAGTATGTTGGCAATCGTCCCATGTCTGGGCTAGATGAGCTAGAACCTTTTCCCAATTTTTCTGCCTATGCATTTCCAACACAGCCACTCATATTTTACAAGTCTCTTCCGCAACCACTGCACTATCGGCACTGGAGCGATACAAAATTGCTTGAAGAGTTTAAACCAGATATTATAGTTGTGGAAGAAGCACCGCAATTAAGAGGGTTTTACTCACTTTATTTACAAGGTTACGGTCGCCCTATTGGAACTGAATATGCAAAGCGAACGGGAACTCCGATAATATCACTCTTCCATACCGATATCATTGCGTACATACGATATTATTTGGGCGATCGCGGATTCAACTTGATTCGTCCCATCCTTCCTTTTTTAGTGAAGCAGTTCAGCGAAATGTATGATGTCAATTTATTTCCTTCTCGAGAACAGCTTGCTAAATACCAGCAACTGAAATCCCAACGAAGTGAATATCTGCCCTTTCAAGGAATTGATTGTCAAAAATTCAATCCGGCAAACTTATGTTATGACCCTATTCCTGGCGATCGCAGACCTACTCTGCTTTTTGTAGGACGCATTACTGCAGAAAAAAATATTTTCCAGCTTTTACAAGCTTATCCAATAATTGCTAATAAAATTCCTGATGTCCATTTGATTGTTGTTGGGAGAGGACCCCAAGATGAAGAATTTCGCAAGCAAGCAGAAAAGTTTAAAGCTGGTATAACTGTTTGGGGCGAATCTTATGGAACAGAACTTCTAGGCTTGTACGCTCGTGCAGATGTATTTGTCAACCCTTCAATCACGGAAAATTTTTGTACTGCAAATAATGAAGCATTAGCTTCTGGAACTCCTGTTGTGGCTGCTGTTGCACCCTCTACTTCAGAGCAAGTTATCAACGGTCACAATGGCTATTTAGCTGAACCTAACAACCCAACAGATTTTGCCCGTCAGGTCATTACAATTCTTGAAACTTCGGCTCTCAAGGAAGAAATGTCTCAAAATGCTCGCCTTTCAATACTTGAATTTGATTGGTCATCATGCATGGAGAAGTTTGAGAAAAAACTGTATGAGGTTGTAAAAAAATCAAAGAATTTGCTTTTAGTTAGTGGTTAGTGGTTAGTGGTTACAACCAAAAACCAACAACCAAAAACTAACATTCACTTAACACCTTGTCCGGATGCTTTTTGAATCTGTTGGGTAAAGTACTCTTCATCATACTTCAGCTGTTGAGCAATTTCTAACCCTTTCTTAAAGGCTTGGATTGCTTGCGGGTAATCTTTCCGTAGGATGTATATTTGCCCAATCTCGTCATAAGCAGTCATCAAACCATAAGAATTGGACGCTAACTGTTCAGCTTGTATCAAAATTTGGCTTGCTTGCAAAGCTTCTTCTACTTGTCCTTGCGAACGGTAAAGCGCAATTAATTTCCGCAAAATCTCTCCAGCACGAACATACTGCTGCAAGTCCCAAGCAGTCATATACGCTACTTGATAGTTCCTAAATGCTTCTTGCAATAAACCGGGATTGTCTTTTGCTAAGGCTTCGTAATCTGTAGCAATTTCTTGCTTCAAATCTGGTAACTGGGTAAAGTTATTTTCGCTTTGATAGATTTTTGCCAGCTGATTGCGTACTTTTAGTGAATTTTCCGGTTGTTTTGCTTGCTCGTAGATATATGCCAGCTGTTGCAAATATAATAACTCGTTTGTGCGATCGCCTCGAGCAGAAGCCATAGCGAGTAATTTTTCGTATGTTGCAGCGGCGGACGGATAATCAAACCAGCCCATGTGAATTAATCCGATTGTCTTTAGGGTATCAACTTCTGCCCCTGTATCTCCCTGCTGTCTTACTGATGTTAAAATTTGGTCGTAAACTACCAATGCTAACTTCGGAGAGCGTACTTGTTGGTAAGCTTGACCTAAAGCTTGTAAAAATTCTAAGTCTGTAGTTTTTTGAGTTTGTGCCTGCTTTTGAACGGTCTGCAAGCGCTGTGTAATGTACTGGACTTCCTGACGGTCGTTTGCATTCCACGCGATCGCACCCACTCGTGACAGTGCTTGTACCTCAGCTAGCTGTCCCAAAAAACGGCGCAACCGCAATTCTCGATTCCAGATTTCAAAAGCTGATATCTTGTCCCCTGCTGCCAGTTTAGCTGATGCTTGCTGGTTCAATTCCTCAAGAGCAGCCTCTAACGTTTGCCGTTCTTCAGGAGTTAGGGGTCGAGTATCCTTTGGCGAACGAGGACTTAGAGGATCTGGTGTAGTAATTTCTAGGGGATTGGGAGGAAATTTATCTGGTGGTTGCGGTTTTTTAGTAGCCGCAAATGTCAGCGAACTCGAGAAAAGTAACAATGTAGCAGTCGCTGTTATTGTAACACTTAAGCGCCGGGACATGACGGTTTTACCTTTAAGTAGGGGGTAGAGGGGGATAGGGGGATAGGAGGTAGGAAATGAGGTATTGATAGTACTTCTCCCTTGTCCCTCTTATACCCTGTGACTATCTGACGACAAAGAGCAAAAAATTCTCCTGAAAAACGAGTAACTCTAAGTTTTACAATACCTTTATGGGGTCTTGGCTTTCCTAATCCAAAATCCAAAATCCAAAATCTAAAATTACGATGACCAATTCTACAGATATTGCCACTTTAGCCCGTTTGATGGCAGCTGACTTCAGCAACCAAGAGCAAGCTTTTGAAAACCCGCCTTTTTTCGCCCATATTCGCGTGTGTATGCGCCCTCTCCCTTTATCTTTATTATCAGGTGTCGGTTTTTTTGTCGAGCAAGCATACGATTATCTACTTGATGTTCCCTATCGCCTGCGAGTATTGAATTTAATTCAAGCGGGCGACCATATTGAAATCGAGAACTACTGTGTTAAAGAAGAAAAAAACTTCTATGGCGCATCTCGGAATCTCGAACGCCTTAAAACCCTATCAGCAGATGATTTAGAAAAACTGCCCGGTTGTAACATGATTGTAGAATGGACAGGTCACAGCTTTCAAGGCAAGGTAGAACCGGGAAAAAATTGTATTGTTTATCGTAAAGGACAAAAAACTTACCTTGATAGTGATTTTGAAATAGACGAACATAAATTTATCAGTCGCGATCGCGGACGTGACCCAGAAACAGACGAGCACGTTTGGGGATCTGTCGCAGGACCATTTTATTTTGTTCGCTGGGCTAGCTTTGCAGACGAAGTCGCAATATAAGAGAGTCTCATAAGATCGTAAATTTAACTTCTTTCATGGCAATTCTCTTTAGTTTTTGAAATACCCTACGGGTATTTCAAAAATCAAATATAAGTCTTATATGCCAGCATTTACAAACTTTAAAAAAACTCAACCTAGTAGTCTGTCAACTTAAAATTGACGAGTGAAAAAAAACCACGATAGCGAAGCGTGCGTGCCAGCGCATAGACGCGAAGAGCACGAAGTCAGAGAAAAAGAAGAAGAATTTAAAAATTTCTCTACCCGGCAAAGTTGATGTGACTGTTTTTAAGGAATCTCTTTGAGAGTAAAATATTAACTATTAGTTTATAACCTAAAATTTTAAGTTTTAATATCCTGTTGCTGCCAAGTCCAGTTTGCAGGAAAAAGGAACTCTTTCAACCGAAGATTCCCAAGTTCCATCGGGATAAAGTTTCAACAAACGAAATCCAGGTGATTTTGGATCGAGAGAAAAGTTTGAACTCAAAGGCGCAAATTGTATGCAGGTTGAGGGAGTACCAAGATAATCAACAGCGTGGCGCTGACGGTGGAATTCTTGATGTATGTGACCGAATAAAACTAACTTGACTTGTGGATGGCGATCGATTAACGCAAAAAAATCTTGCGGATTTTGGAGGGTACTGCTATCGAGCCACTTTGAATCTACCTGAAAAGGTGGATGGTGTAAGGCTAATAGTGTGGGCTTATTACCTCCTATTGATAGCTGAAAATCCAACCAATGCAAACTTTTGGTTGAAAGATGACCGTGTACGCATCCCGGTACGGTTGAGTCAAGTAATATAAAATGCCATCCACCACGCTCAAAAGACTTCCGTCGGGAAACCAGCCTCAAATTGAGAACTTGTTCCATTGCGATCGCACTGTCATGATTTCCCGGTAACCAGTAAGTGGATATTTCCAACGGATGTAGCAGATTTTGTACCATTTCATAAGACTCAGGGCTACCGTCACCAGATAAATCTCCGGTTAACAGTAATAAATCAAGTTCGCAACGCAATTGTTTCAACCGCCCGATTACAGCTTGAAAAGACAGAGTCGTAGGAATTCCAAGTAATTGTTCGTTCTCATCTGCAAACAGGTGCAGGTCGGACATTTGTGCGATTGACAAAGGAAAAACTGGATTCATCTTTAGTGATAGCGATTTAAGCGTTTTAATATACGAATCTCTACGAAGATAACAAATTGTAACTAAAGTTGCTCTGTGTATTTGCAACATACATTTGTACTGTTTTGTAAAAAACAATACAGTAACTATTTTATGAGCTTTTTGCTACTGGTGTTGCTTTTCTATATATCCGTAAATTCCACAAATATAATATAATTTTTTACTAATTTATATTGCGAAGTCTTCCAACCTCTATAGTACTATAGTACTGAAAATTTTATAAATCATTTATAACGCCCATACGAGCGGTTACAGCTAGAAATAAAATGTCTTTAATACGGTTTTATTTGTAAAGCTCTCATAATAAATAATTCGTAACTCTTCCACTATGAATTACGAATTATCCGTTACTAATTTTCTAAGGTTTTTGAGTTGCGATCGCTAATTTTGCTCCCTCTATTTGCCGAACCTTATCCATCACACCCACAACTTGACCGTGAGTAACTCCTTCATCTGCATTAATCACAACCAACACCTGCTGTTGTGGCTGGACTTGTTGGCGGACCTCATTCTCCAACTGTTCCAAAAGAATTGGCTTCTTATCCAAAAATATCTGTCCCTGCTTATTGATTGTGACTGTCATTTGTGCGGGACGTTCTGTTTGTCCGGTAGCTGCTTTAGGTAAGTTTACTGGTAACCCTTCCGATCTAGTTAAAAACAGTGTTGACATAATAAAGAAAGTCAGAATGGCAAATATAACATCTATCATAGGAACGATATTAATTTGCGCTGGTAGATCGGGTTCATCTTGTAGACGCATAAGTCCTCTCTCCACGTTCATAGCGACGGCGGTATAGCAATTCTAATTCTCCACCGTACTCCTGAATTCGTGCAATTTCTCTTTGATAAAGACCTCGGAAAGTATTGGCAAATAGCAGTGTGAAAATAGCAACAATCAAGCCCGAAGCAGTAGAAACCAACGCTTCACTAATACCAGCCGTTACACCCGCAGTTCTTGAACCTCCCACATCACCAATATTGAGAGATGCAAAAGAAACAATAAGCCCCAACACAGTTCCCAAAAGCCCCAAAAGAGGAGCCAGAGAGATGATAGTCTCAAAGAGATTCTGAAAGCGCTTAAGTAGAGGAATCTCAGCTTGTGCTTCACTTTCTAGAGCCAAACGAAATTCCTCAGGAGTTGGTTCCTCCAACTCCAAAGCCGTGAGGAAAATGCGTGACATTGGTAAATCTGCATTTTTTCGCAGTTTATCAATTGCACCAACGACATTATTAAGACGGTAAAGGTTTAGAACTTCCCTTACCACAAGACTTTGACGGGTATTGACCTTTACCCAAAATCTTATCCTCTCAATAATTAAAGCCACTGCTAAAACAGAAAACGCCAGCAGGGGCCACATAACCAGACCACCTGCAGCAAACAAATTTTGAATTCCCATGTGCTATCTCTCAAGCCGCTAGATTTTGTCAGACTACCAGATTAGGGGATAAAACTGATAGAAGTTCTCAATATAAATTAAAAGAAATGACAATATATGTCAAACAAGTCTCAGTTATATAGTATGGAAATCATGATTTGCGATCGCAAATTTTGCTTAAAAGCTTTATGAATGCTCGATTATAAATGGATTTTTCTCGCTCTAACACGACCGATTATCTTTATTTCTTGATTGACTTTTGTGTCTAAATGTTTTAATCTTCCAGAGTTACTGATAATGGGTGGCAATAAACTATGAGCTTTTCTGGTACAGCTCTAGAGCACAGAGAGAAAGAATCAAGGGCTCTTAGGACTTTTCTAACTTTTAGTCTAGTTGGATCGTTAGGGCTGCATATCGGTGTCCTAGCTTCTGGTATAGCGAACCTCGTGATGAGAGCAAAGCAAATAGAAGACAAACCGATTGAATTGATCGTTCTCGATTCGCCCAAGCTTACTCCAGAGAAGATAAAACCACCAGAACCCCCAAAACAGGAAAAAGTAAAACCACCAGAACCCCCCAAACCGACTAGACTCCGGTTGAAGCCTCAAGCGCCTGTTGTGTCCAAGACAGTTAAAACACCACAAGGTGGTGGTGGTGGCAAAACTGCTGCACCCGCACCAAAAGCTCCTCCTGTTCCACAACCAGTCCCGCCTCAGCAAACAGTGGTAACTCCAGAAGAAAAGCCAATTCTTCCGCCTTTAAAAGATGAAATAAAACCGCAGCGCATACTGACACAAGTTAAGCCAAACTTAGAACCCCAACCAGAAGTTCCTTTACCTCCCAAACAGGAAGTTCCAGTTACAGAGCAGAAGACCGAAAATTTACAGCCCCCACTCAGACGTCCCAGAATTATTCCAGAAGTTGCTAAGAATACAGTACCTGCTCCAAGCGCACCCACTAACAGTCAAGATTCTTCCAATCTAACAAGACGTTTGAGAAGTACCGCAGGCACACCTGGAAGTACTGGAGAAGGTATCGGTGGTGGTAGTGGAGGTGGAATCGGTACGGGTACTGGAAGCGGTACGGGTACGGGTACTGGAAGTGGTACGGGTACGGGTACTGGAACACAAGTTGCAACAGGTCCAAGACCAGCCGTAACAAAATTTGATTTTGTTGATTGTATAAAATGCGATCTCAAATACCCAGAAAGAGCAGAACGGCGAGGTATCGAAGGTAAACCCGGTATCACTTTTGATGTCGATGAAAACGGCAATGTGATTAACATCAAACTCAGCCGTCCTAGCGGACACAAGGAACTAGATGAAGCGTTGGTGAGTCAAGCCAGAAAATTTAAATTAAACTCTGCTGCTGCAGGAAAGCAAAACGTACAGTTGATAGCAAATTTCACTAAGCCAGGAACGCGAGAAAATCGAGAAGCCCTCAAGCGTCAAAGAGAAAGGGAAGAACGCAGACGGCAACAACAAGCAGAAGCTGAGAAGAAACGCGAAGCCGAAGCGACAGCCGTAAATGGGACCGAGGCAACTCCCGGACGCAGAAGGCGGAGAATGATATCGGATTCTCCCGCCACCCCAACTTCTCCAGTTTTGCCTTCCCAACAGCCAGAAAGTCCGGTAACACCAACTTCTCCAGTCATACCCTCCCAACAACCTGAAAGCACAGTTCAGCCTCCAGAACAATCTCCTGCTAATCCAAGCCCAAGCAATTTGGAGCAAACCGCACCTAGTAATGAGAACGATTTACTCGATAGTTTGCGTCGTTCTCAAAAGCAACCTTAAGCAGTTTTCGAGACGTAAGTTTACCTATTTCCAATCTTTTAAAAGTCCTGGGCGAATGTAATTCGCGACTATACAAACGAAGTCTGCCTTCGCAGACTAAGAAAGAATCAAGGTTCTAAAACCCACGCAGGTGGTGAATCCAGCCCTGCAGGCGGTGAGACCAGTGCTGCAGGCGGGTTTCCCGCGCCCTGGCAACTGGCGAACCCGGAGGGGTTTTGCTTGTATAGCCGCGACTTACAGTCGCCAAGGCAAGTATAAATTATAACTCTCCAGCCCTCCTCTAATTGGCGCAGGCTAGCAGAAATAAACTATATTACCTTCTGCCTCCTGCCCTCTGCCTTCTACGAAATTCCCAACTTCTCTAACACGGGTTTTGTAGAAACGATGTGCTTTTGCAAACCCAGTTCTTTTGGACTTACCCCAACAGCTAAAGCAATTAACTGAGGCAAATGCAGAACGGGCAAACCTAACTTTTGCCCAGTAACCTTTTCCACCTCTGGTTGACGGGAATCTAGGTTAAGGTGACACAAAGGACAAGGTGTGACCATACAATCAGCACCAGCGTCTATGGCTTCTTGGATGTGATTTCCTGCCATTTTAAAAGATTGTTCGGTAGCATAACTAGCCAGCGGCCAACCACAACATTGGGTACGTCCCTTGTAGTATACTGGCGTAGCTTGTAGTACACGAAACAAGTTTTCCATGCCCTCTGGTTGGAAGGGGTCATCATAGGGCATTGACTTTTGAGCACGGAGCAGGTAACAGCCGTAAAAAGCAGCACACTTCAGTCCAGTTAACTTGTGAGTGACTCGTTTTTTTATTTCCTCTAAACCGTAATCTTTAATAAGAGCGTAAAGGAGATGTTTCACTTCTGTTGAACCACGATAGGGGGAACAGCCTTCTTTACAAAGAAAGCCATTCACTTGTTCAACGTATGCCGGATCTGTGCTTTGGCGCTCTTTTAAACGTTCGTCTACATGACCGATGACACCCTGGCAAGTACTGCAATGGGTTAATAGTGGTAGCTGTAATTCTTCTGCAAGAGCAATATTCCGGGCATTAACCGTATCTTCTAGCAGTTGAGAATCTTCCTTAAAGGTTCCTGACCCGCAGCAAGAAGCTTTTTTAAGTTCTATAAGTTCAATATCCAATGCCTTACTAAGGGCAACTGTAGACTGGTGAAGCTCGCGGCACGCTCCTTGAGCAACACATCCGGGATAGTAAGCGTATCTCAAAGTATAGGTTAGCATAGTATCTTGGTAACAAGGAGGGCTTTACCCTCGTCAATAATCCATAACTGTTTTATCATCGCTTTTAGTGTTGGTCGCAAATTTGTAGGTACATAGATAAAAAAATGCACATACTCAAACAAAATTTCGTAAGAATTACAAAACAGAGTTTTTTACGAGGTCTATGCGTCCACACTTTCCGATAATATAAATATGCTCAAAATCACATCCCCCAGAAGATCGGATTATAGCAACTCGTTGAGGAATTTTATCTATGAGTCAAACGGAAATTTTTGAAAAGGTCAAGAAAATCGTTGCGGATCAGCTGAGTGTTGAGGGCGATACCATTACACCACAATCCAATTTTGCCAACGATTTGGGCGCTGATTCCCTTGATACTGTTGAACTAGTCATGGCTTTGGAAGAAGAGTTCGATATCGAAATTCCAGACGAAGCTGCCGAAAAGATTACAACCGTTCAAGAGGCAGTGGACTACATCAACAACAAAGTTGCTGCATCCGCATAACAGTGGCTGGGGTTTGGGGATTGGTGATTGGTTGGCAGTTAGGGGGAAGTGGTTAGGAAAAAAATGACTAACAACTAACAATCCCAATCCCCATTGCCCCTTATCCCCATTGCCCCTTATCCCCAATCCTTTATCGCCGTTACCCGCATCAAGAGCCATCTAACTACTGACATGACTGATTTTATACGTAAACGCGTTGTTGTAACTGGTGTTGGCGCGATTACACCTATTGGTAATACACCAGCTGAGTATTGGGAAGGATTAATAACCGGACGCAACGGTATTGGTGCAATTACCCTGTTTGATGCGTCCCGTCATGATTGTCGCATTGCTGGGGAGATTAAGAATTTTGACCCCCATGAGTACATGGATCGCAAGGAAGCTAAGCGCATGGAGCGCTTTTCTCAATTGGGCGTAGCAGCTTCAAAACAGGCTCTTGCGGACGCAAAATTTGTTATCAATGACCTGAATGCAGAACAGGTAGGCATCATCATTGGTTCTGGCATTGGTGGTATCAAAGTAATGGAAGAACAGCAAACAATCTATCTGAACCGGGGTCCAGATCGCTGTAGCCCATTCATGGTTCCGATGATGATCGCTAATATGGCAGCAGGCTTGACAGCAATACACACGGGTGCTAAAGGACCAAACTCCTGTTCGGTCACCGCCTGTGCAGCCGGCTCAAATGCTATTGGCGATGCTTTTCGTTTGGTTCAAGGGGGATACGTCCAAGCCATGATATGTGGGGGATGTGAAGCCGCAGTTACACCCTTATCTATGGCAGGATTTGCCGCAGCTAGAACGCTTTCTACCCGCAATGATGACCCCTCTCGCGCTAGCCGTCCTTTTGATAAAGACCGCGATGGGTTTGTGATGGGTGAAGGTGCGGGCATTCTTATCTTAGAAGAACTACAGCACGCTTTA
It encodes the following:
- a CDS encoding MotA/TolQ/ExbB proton channel family protein, with protein sequence MGIQNLFAAGGLVMWPLLAFSVLAVALIIERIRFWVKVNTRQSLVVREVLNLYRLNNVVGAIDKLRKNADLPMSRIFLTALELEEPTPEEFRLALESEAQAEIPLLKRFQNLFETIISLAPLLGLLGTVLGLIVSFASLNIGDVGGSRTAGVTAGISEALVSTASGLIVAIFTLLFANTFRGLYQREIARIQEYGGELELLYRRRYERGERTYASTR
- the acpP gene encoding acyl carrier protein, translated to MSQTEIFEKVKKIVADQLSVEGDTITPQSNFANDLGADSLDTVELVMALEEEFDIEIPDEAAEKITTVQEAVDYINNKVAASA
- a CDS encoding tetratricopeptide repeat protein, producing the protein MSRRLSVTITATATLLLFSSSLTFAATKKPQPPDKFPPNPLEITTPDPLSPRSPKDTRPLTPEERQTLEAALEELNQQASAKLAAGDKISAFEIWNRELRLRRFLGQLAEVQALSRVGAIAWNANDRQEVQYITQRLQTVQKQAQTQKTTDLEFLQALGQAYQQVRSPKLALVVYDQILTSVRQQGDTGAEVDTLKTIGLIHMGWFDYPSAAATYEKLLAMASARGDRTNELLYLQQLAYIYEQAKQPENSLKVRNQLAKIYQSENNFTQLPDLKQEIATDYEALAKDNPGLLQEAFRNYQVAYMTAWDLQQYVRAGEILRKLIALYRSQGQVEEALQASQILIQAEQLASNSYGLMTAYDEIGQIYILRKDYPQAIQAFKKGLEIAQQLKYDEEYFTQQIQKASGQGVK
- a CDS encoding chromophore lyase CpcT/CpeT — encoded protein: MTNSTDIATLARLMAADFSNQEQAFENPPFFAHIRVCMRPLPLSLLSGVGFFVEQAYDYLLDVPYRLRVLNLIQAGDHIEIENYCVKEEKNFYGASRNLERLKTLSADDLEKLPGCNMIVEWTGHSFQGKVEPGKNCIVYRKGQKTYLDSDFEIDEHKFISRDRGRDPETDEHVWGSVAGPFYFVRWASFADEVAI
- a CDS encoding ExbD/TolR family protein, which encodes MRLQDEPDLPAQINIVPMIDVIFAILTFFIMSTLFLTRSEGLPVNLPKAATGQTERPAQMTVTINKQGQIFLDKKPILLEQLENEVRQQVQPQQQVLVVINADEGVTHGQVVGVMDKVRQIEGAKLAIATQKP
- a CDS encoding SDR family NAD(P)-dependent oxidoreductase, coding for MESIAGKTVVLTGASGGIGVFIARALAREKATVVAISRSQESLEQICAEVESLGGKGISIPFDISNLERLPDLVKQIYELAGPVDVLINNAAIEKYRPFQNYALNDIRSILTTNLLTPMELTRLILPDMVNRNSGHIVNIASGSGKKGAPYNSIYSASKAGLIMWTDSMRQELTNTHVGVSVVCPGYTKAGMFLKFGLSAPSLARVSEPNDVAIAVIRAIQQNQGEVIIDGILTRLLFSNIQLFPKFGDRIYQWIGLTKLNQTCAENQMRNENHR
- the cpdA gene encoding 3',5'-cyclic-AMP phosphodiesterase, translated to MNPVFPLSIAQMSDLHLFADENEQLLGIPTTLSFQAVIGRLKQLRCELDLLLLTGDLSGDGSPESYEMVQNLLHPLEISTYWLPGNHDSAIAMEQVLNLRLVSRRKSFERGGWHFILLDSTVPGCVHGHLSTKSLHWLDFQLSIGGNKPTLLALHHPPFQVDSKWLDSSTLQNPQDFFALIDRHPQVKLVLFGHIHQEFHRQRHAVDYLGTPSTCIQFAPLSSNFSLDPKSPGFRLLKLYPDGTWESSVERVPFSCKLDLAATGY
- a CDS encoding energy transducer TonB, with the translated sequence MRAKQIEDKPIELIVLDSPKLTPEKIKPPEPPKQEKVKPPEPPKPTRLRLKPQAPVVSKTVKTPQGGGGGKTAAPAPKAPPVPQPVPPQQTVVTPEEKPILPPLKDEIKPQRILTQVKPNLEPQPEVPLPPKQEVPVTEQKTENLQPPLRRPRIIPEVAKNTVPAPSAPTNSQDSSNLTRRLRSTAGTPGSTGEGIGGGSGGGIGTGTGSGTGTGTGSGTGTGTGTQVATGPRPAVTKFDFVDCIKCDLKYPERAERRGIEGKPGITFDVDENGNVINIKLSRPSGHKELDEALVSQARKFKLNSAAAGKQNVQLIANFTKPGTRENREALKRQREREERRRQQQAEAEKKREAEATAVNGTEATPGRRRRRMISDSPATPTSPVLPSQQPESPVTPTSPVIPSQQPESTVQPPEQSPANPSPSNLEQTAPSNENDLLDSLRRSQKQP
- a CDS encoding glycosyltransferase; this translates as MSNKSLRIAIFTSLYAPFLTGVSIGVHQRVRWLLQQGHQVFLIHPQINNQYPEYVGNRPMSGLDELEPFPNFSAYAFPTQPLIFYKSLPQPLHYRHWSDTKLLEEFKPDIIVVEEAPQLRGFYSLYLQGYGRPIGTEYAKRTGTPIISLFHTDIIAYIRYYLGDRGFNLIRPILPFLVKQFSEMYDVNLFPSREQLAKYQQLKSQRSEYLPFQGIDCQKFNPANLCYDPIPGDRRPTLLFVGRITAEKNIFQLLQAYPIIANKIPDVHLIVVGRGPQDEEFRKQAEKFKAGITVWGESYGTELLGLYARADVFVNPSITENFCTANNEALASGTPVVAAVAPSTSEQVINGHNGYLAEPNNPTDFARQVITILETSALKEEMSQNARLSILEFDWSSCMEKFEKKLYEVVKKSKNLLLVSG
- a CDS encoding CoB--CoM heterodisulfide reductase iron-sulfur subunit B family protein: MLTYTLRYAYYPGCVAQGACRELHQSTVALSKALDIELIELKKASCCGSGTFKEDSQLLEDTVNARNIALAEELQLPLLTHCSTCQGVIGHVDERLKERQSTDPAYVEQVNGFLCKEGCSPYRGSTEVKHLLYALIKDYGLEEIKKRVTHKLTGLKCAAFYGCYLLRAQKSMPYDDPFQPEGMENLFRVLQATPVYYKGRTQCCGWPLASYATEQSFKMAGNHIQEAIDAGADCMVTPCPLCHLNLDSRQPEVEKVTGQKLGLPVLHLPQLIALAVGVSPKELGLQKHIVSTKPVLEKLGIS